A single Primulina eburnea isolate SZY01 chromosome 11, ASM2296580v1, whole genome shotgun sequence DNA region contains:
- the LOC140804294 gene encoding protein DA1-related 2 isoform X2 → MPSSEINHISQPCIYGHALSSHTERKSRFMKWLSKFFKSSADNRGVAASGQRPQFLGDENMVWRAPIRSLDDRTRVNRQKEELDRAIALSMAEDIKRPNGNRWQTKIDEDLAGNRWQTKIDEELAGNRWQTKIDEDLARSLNDDFNSAYPPYSQREHYPQGYRMCAGCKREIGYGNYLGCMGSFFHPECFCCHACRNPITEHEFSLSGNDTYHKSCFKELTHPKCEVCHQFIPTNGVGLIEYRCHPFWSQRYCPSHEHDNTARCCSCERLESWSTRYISLGDGRSICLECMESAIMDTGDCQPLYHAIRDYYEGMNMRVDQQIPMLLVERQALNEAIEGEKLGFHHMPETRGLCLSEEQTVTSIQRRPRVERRGLVGIRTQPQKLSRKCEVTAILVLYGLPRLLTGAILAHELMHGWLRLNGFRNLKPEVEEGICQVLSHLWLESEVMPGTRNNPPLTSTSTWSYGSTSVPSTSTASSSSSKKGGKSSVETKLGEFFMHQIAHDASPAYGGGYRSAMKAVNEYGLRRTLDHIRFTGTFPE, encoded by the exons ATGCCATCTTCAGAAATCAACCACATCTCTCAACCGTGTATTTATG GTCATGCTCTTTCTTCTCATACAGAGAGGAAGTCAAGGTTTATGAAATGGCTTAGCAAATTTTTCAAGAGCAGCGCTGACAATCGGGGAGTCGCAGCCAGTGGACAGCGACCTCAGTTTCTTGGGGACGAAAATATGGTCTGGCGTGCCCCGATTAGATCCTtg GATGACCGAACTAGAGTCAATAGACAAAAAGAAGAACTAGACAGGGCAATTGCACTCTCTATGGCTGAAGATATAAAGAGACCAAATG GAAACAGATGGCAAACGAAGATCGATGAAGATCTAGCAGGAAACAGATGGCAAACGAAGATTGATGAGGAACTAGCAGGAAACAGATGGCAAACGAAGATTGATGAAGATCTAGCAAGGTCACTTAATGATGATTTCAATTCAGCATACCCTCCATACAGCCAAAGAGAACACTATCCCCAGGGATATAG AATGTGTGCTGGCTGCAAACGTGAAATTGGGTATGGAAATTATCTGGGATGCATGGGGTCGTTTTTCCATCCAGAATGTTTTTGTTGCCATGCATGTCGTAATCCAATTACTGAACATGAG TTCTCTTTATCAGGGAATGATACGTATCACAAGTCCTGCTTCAAAGAGCTCACTCATCCTAAGTGTGAAGTTTGTCATCAATTT ATCCCGACTAATGGAGTAGGCTTGATCGAGTACAGATGCCACCCATTTTGGTCCCAAAGGTATTGTCCTTCTCATGAACACGACAACACAGCTCGGTGCTGTAGTTGTGAACGTTTGGAG TCATGGAGTACTAGATATATATCACTGGGGGATGGACGGAGCATATGTTTAGAGTGCATGGAATCTGCTATCATGGATACCGGTGATTGCCAACCACTGTACCATGCCATTAGAGATTACTATGAGGGTATGAATATGAGAGTCGATCAGCAAATCCCAATGCTTCTTGTTGAGAGGCAAGCCCTCAACGAGGCTATTGAAGGAGAAAAACTT GGTTTCCATCATATGCCCGAAACAAGAGGTTTATGCCTGTCTGAAGAGCAGACTGTTACTAGT ATACAAAGGAGACCAAGAGTGGAACGTCGTGGATTGGTAGGAATTAGAACACAACCACAGAAACTAAGTAGGAAGTGTGAGGTTACAGCCATTCTGGTACTCTATGGCCTTCCAAG ACTACTAACTGGAGCTATCCTGGCACATGAGTTGATGCATGGATGGTTACGTCTTAATG GTTTTCGTAATCTCAAGCCTGAGGTAGAAGAAGGTATTTGTCAAGTACTATCTCACCTGTGGCTCGAGTCAGAGGTGATGCCTGGAACCAGAAACAACCCCCCGCTCACGTCTACATCAACTTGGTCGTATGGATCCACAAGCGTGCCATCTACATCAacagcatcgtcatcgtcgtctAAAAAAGGTGGTAAATCTAGTGTCGAGACTAAGCTAGGCGAGTTTTTCATGCACCAGATAGCACATGATGCCTCTCCGGCATATGGTGGAGGATATAGATCTGCCATGAAAGCAGTTAATGAGTATGGTTTACGTCGAACTTTGGACCACATAAGGTTTACGGGAACGTTTCCCGAATAA